GCGTGAGCTTTGTTAAAGCCGTAGCCAGCGAACGGTCCGATCAACTCCCAGAGTTTGTTTGCCTTCTTTTCGTCTAAGCCGTTCGCGAGAAGACCTTTCATCAATTTTTCACGCTGGGCTTCCATTTCCTCCGGAATCTTCTTACCCATCGCTTTACGCAGTTTGTCCGCCTCAAGCCAGGAGTATCCACCCAGTTTGATGGCGATCATAAGCACGTCGTCCTGGTAGGTGATCACTCCGTATGACTGGTCAAGAATATCTTTTAACCGCGGGTCGAGATAGGTAACCTTTTTTGGGTTATGCTTTCGCTCGATGTAGCTTGGAATAGATTCCATCGGACCCGGACGGTACAGCGCAACCATAGCGTTGATGTCGTGAATAGTCGATGGCTTGAGTTCCATGAGGTATTGGGTCATCTGCTCCCCGTTGAGCTGGAAGAGTCCAATAGTCTCTCCTTTGGCAACGAGATCAAATGTTTTAGGGTCATCAAGCGGAATGTTCTCAATATCTATATCGATATTGTAAAGGTCTTTCACGCGATGAACGGCGTTCGATAGGATAGCGAGGTTGCGGATACCCAGGAAGTCGAATTTCACCAGGCCGGCATCTTCTACTTCATGCATATCGAACTGAGTGATCAGCTTACCTCCCTTTGGGTCGTACTGAAGCGGGGTGTAGTCGGTGAGAGGCTTGGGTGAGATCACCACGCCGGCAGCGTGGACCGAAATGTGGCGGGCACAGCCTTCGATCTTTTGCGCCATATCAAGAATCTCTTTTGCCTCGGTGTCATTGGTGTACATTCTTTTAAGATCCGGTTCTTGTTCGAGTGCCTTTTGAATAGTCATCGGGAAACCTTGGGCACCGAAAGGGATCAGTTTGGAGATCTCGTCTCCTTTTGAATAAGGGAAGCCAAGCGCACGAGCGACATCACGCACCGCACCGCGCGCCATCATCGTACCGAAGGTACCGATCTGGGCGACTTTATCGATCCCGTACTTTTCTCGAGCATAGTCCAGGATCTCGTCGCGACGATCATCAGCAAAGTCCATATCGATATCCGGCGCTTTTGGACGCTCCGGGTTCAGGAATCGCTCGAAAGGAAGTTTATAAGCGAGCGGGTCTACATTGGTGATACCGAGCAGGTAGGTTGTAAGGGAGCCGGCAACAGATCCGCGAATAGTGGTGTGAATACCTCGTTCGTGTGCTTCGCGTAAAAGATCGCCCACGATCAGGAAGTATACCGAGTACCCTTTGTCAGCAATAACTTTGAGCTCGTACTCAAGTCGATCTACCACTTCATTTGTTTGTTTGAGTTCACGGCGAGGAATCCCGGCGTAGGCCTGGTCCTTGAGCTCTTCGTCGTATGGTTTGCCGCTTTTCGTTTCAAATTCCGGGAAGACCCAGCCGCCTAACTCGAGGTCGAGGTTGCATTTATCGACTATTTTCTGGGTATTTTCAACGGCGTCCGGCAGGTCGGCAAAACGCTTCTTGATCTCGGCTTGTGAGAGAAAGGAGAAATCATCTTCTTCTTCATCGAACCCGACTTGACCTCCGGTTCCCGATGACTGGACCGCAAGCAGTGTCTCGCGAGCCCGGCGATCGTCAGGCTTGAGGTAATACACGTCATGGGCGGCAACGATCGGTGTGTTCGTCTCGCGTGCGAGTTTGACCAGCTGGTCCATTTTCTCGTCGTGACCTGAAAGTTCCGGATGCTTGGAGATCTCGATATAAAAATCATCACCGAATATCTTGGTGTACCACTCGATCAACCCTTTTGCTTTTTGTGTGTCGCCATGCTCAAGCGCCTTAGCTATGTCACCTGAGAAAGACGGGGAGATGCAGACCAGATCCTTGTGGTACTTCTCGATCAATTCATAGTCGATGCGAGGTTTATAGTAAAAGCCTTCCAGAAATGAGTCGGTTACAAGCTTTACGAGGTTTTTGTAGCCTTCCTGGTTTTTAACGAGCAAAACAAGTCGGTGCCACCCTTTGTCCACTCCCGGCTGCTTGTCAGTGCGGGCACGAAGGGCAATGTGGGCATCCACACCAAGGATCGGCTTGATCTCGTTCTTCTCACATTCTTGGTAGAACTGGATGGCGCCGTACATGTTGCCGGCATCGGTGAGCGCTAAGGCTTTTTGTCCGTCTGCTTTGGCTGCCGCTACAAGCTCATACACCTTGGGCACGGCCTGAAGGAGAGAGTAGTGGGAGTGGACGTGGAGGTGAGCAAAATCTGACATGGCTGTATAATACCATATACATCTTATGCCCAAATATCTTATAGGAATTGATGAAGCCGGCCGTGGCCCTCTTGCCGGACCGCTCTCGGTAGCGGCGGTGTGTGTGCCGGTAGGAGTGAATATTTTGGACATCTGTGAGGGGGTAACTGACTCCAAAAAGCTCTCGCCGGAACGTCGCGAGGAGATCTATCGCGTACTTGAAAATGCCCAAATTAAAAATAGCAGACCCCGGAGTTCGGATAAGGCTATGCAACACCGGGTGTTGCATAGGGGCGGGGAGGTATGTATGTACGCGCATACGCACGTAATGCCGTCGACACTTGACCGGTGGGGTATGACCAAGTCGCTTCAGGTTGCGGTGGCTCGGGTGCTTGGGAAATTGCCGGTCGATCCGAAGGAAGTAAGAGTGTTGCTCGACGGCTCTTTGAAAGCACCGGCTGAATACGAGAACCAGGAGACGATCATTAAAGGTGACTGCTCTGAGTCGATCATCGGCGCGGCATCGATCATTGCCAAGGTACGCCGGGACCAGTCAATGGTGCGGTATGCTAAGCAGTATCCCGAATACGGTTTCGAGCAACATAAAGGGTATGGCACAGTAGTGCACCGGGCTAGAATCAAAAAATATGGTCCATGTGTCATTCACCGGAAACGTTTTATCAAACGTTTGATCCGGGATCTATGAAGTCGCCGAAGGCGGTTGAATTCTTACATCATAGATCGGGCTCTTAATATCTGAGAAAAAGGCTTTTTCCTCTACACAGGTTGCACAATTAGACATTTTAGGCTAAAGTGACCGACGTATGGTAGTACGAATGCGAACAACAAAATCGAAGACCGGCATGCGCCGATCTCACCACGCACTTGAAAAGCCGGCAACAACCGTTGACACTGACGGTGTGATGCACTACAAGCACCGGGCTACAGCAGAGACCGGTAAGTATCGAGGTCGACAAGTGGTCGATGTTGAGAAAAAGCTTGAAAAAAAGCGGGTGAAGCAGCAGAAGAAACTTGAGGAGGCAGACTCCGCTTCGGAGTAATATTGTCCTTTCACATTGTTTTGGTATGGCAAATCGGCATCTTTCACGATCAATCGTGTTGCAGTCTCTCTATGAATGGGATTTCGGCAACAAAAGCCCGGAGGAGGGTGTAGTAATTCTCGACCGTAACGTTGAGGAGTTCGCTCCAGGAATGGGCGATTATACGTTTATCAAAGCGCTTTTTTCAGGCGTGATAGAAAAACAAAAGGACCTTGATACCATCATTGAAAAGGCCGCGCCGGATTGGCCGATCGACAAGATAGCGACCGTCGATCGCAATATTCTGCGCCTTGGCCTCTATGAACTCCTTTTTGGTGATCGTAGCGAGGTTCCCCCGAAAGTAGCTATTAATGAGGCGATCGAGCTTGCCAAAAGTTTTGGTGGTGATACGTCGAGTAAGTTCGTGAACGGTGTGCTTGGGGCGGTTTATAAAGAAATGGGTGAACCGGGAAAAGAAGAGACGTCCAAGCGTAAGAATATCGATCCAAATGCAAAGTTGCCGGAGAAAACTCTTTGTGGCGCTGTTGTGTATGCTCGAGATAACGACAAGCTGTACTTAGCACTCGTTCACGATATCTTTGGTCACTGGACACTCAGTAAAGGCCGAATCCAGGAAGGAGAGGAGAAGGAAGACGGTGTAAAGCGTGAAGTGAAGGAAGAGATCGGTCTTGATGTTGATGTGCAGACCAAGCTCGGAGAAAACAGCTATGTTGCTTCTGATCCGGAGATAGGAAAACTGCGAAAGAACGTAACATACTTCCTCGCTGAGTCACCATACACTGAGGTTAAACTTGCCGAATCTGGCGGACTCGATGATGCCCGATGGTTTACGCTCGACGAAGTGGCCGACTTGAACTTTTACGACGATATCGTGCCGCTTATCACCAAAGCAGTGAGCATACTCCAAGAAGATAAATAAAACGAAGAGAAAGAAAATTTAATCATACTACGCCATGGAACGAGATTTTACTCAGTTTGAGGAGAAGGCGGGAGTGACGTTTCAGGATAAATCGCTTCTTCAGCAGGCGTTCACACACCGCTCCTACATAAATGAGCACAAACGTTCAGGGGCCGCTCATAACGAGCGACTTGAATTTTTGGGTGACGCGGTTCTCGAGCTTGTGATCACTGATTTTTTGTACAAGAAATATCCGGAT
This region of Candidatus Paceibacterota bacterium genomic DNA includes:
- the dnaE gene encoding DNA polymerase III subunit alpha; this encodes MSDFAHLHVHSHYSLLQAVPKVYELVAAAKADGQKALALTDAGNMYGAIQFYQECEKNEIKPILGVDAHIALRARTDKQPGVDKGWHRLVLLVKNQEGYKNLVKLVTDSFLEGFYYKPRIDYELIEKYHKDLVCISPSFSGDIAKALEHGDTQKAKGLIEWYTKIFGDDFYIEISKHPELSGHDEKMDQLVKLARETNTPIVAAHDVYYLKPDDRRARETLLAVQSSGTGGQVGFDEEEDDFSFLSQAEIKKRFADLPDAVENTQKIVDKCNLDLELGGWVFPEFETKSGKPYDEELKDQAYAGIPRRELKQTNEVVDRLEYELKVIADKGYSVYFLIVGDLLREAHERGIHTTIRGSVAGSLTTYLLGITNVDPLAYKLPFERFLNPERPKAPDIDMDFADDRRDEILDYAREKYGIDKVAQIGTFGTMMARGAVRDVARALGFPYSKGDEISKLIPFGAQGFPMTIQKALEQEPDLKRMYTNDTEAKEILDMAQKIEGCARHISVHAAGVVISPKPLTDYTPLQYDPKGGKLITQFDMHEVEDAGLVKFDFLGIRNLAILSNAVHRVKDLYNIDIDIENIPLDDPKTFDLVAKGETIGLFQLNGEQMTQYLMELKPSTIHDINAMVALYRPGPMESIPSYIERKHNPKKVTYLDPRLKDILDQSYGVITYQDDVLMIAIKLGGYSWLEADKLRKAMGKKIPEEMEAQREKLMKGLLANGLDEKKANKLWELIGPFAGYGFNKAHAASYGRVAYQTGYMKANYPAAFMSAVMTAESGDTEKIAAIVAECSRMGLEVLPPDINESYGDFTVVTDKAGGEKIRFGLYTVKNVGEGISDAIIAERKRGGKFETLADFLTRVEDRNLNRKTLDSLIKAGALDKLGERGQMLANIDYLLKYHKEASDQPEGQDSLFGLMSDQASVPRLTLEESEPADFQEQLTWEKELIGLYISGHPLDSFKDKLEKQKASIADIIESGVKKETVILGALIEEKKEIFTKKGDRMAFIKLGDYTGSIEAVAFPSVYEKLRDKLEPDTCVVIKGTITKRDSVTSIAIDKAKRLRTKDKEEEAEESAIPQEVPS
- a CDS encoding ribonuclease HII, whose protein sequence is MPKYLIGIDEAGRGPLAGPLSVAAVCVPVGVNILDICEGVTDSKKLSPERREEIYRVLENAQIKNSRPRSSDKAMQHRVLHRGGEVCMYAHTHVMPSTLDRWGMTKSLQVAVARVLGKLPVDPKEVRVLLDGSLKAPAEYENQETIIKGDCSESIIGAASIIAKVRRDQSMVRYAKQYPEYGFEQHKGYGTVVHRARIKKYGPCVIHRKRFIKRLIRDL
- the rpmF gene encoding 50S ribosomal protein L32; this encodes MRTTKSKTGMRRSHHALEKPATTVDTDGVMHYKHRATAETGKYRGRQVVDVEKKLEKKRVKQQKKLEEADSASE
- the nusB gene encoding transcription antitermination factor NusB, which produces MANRHLSRSIVLQSLYEWDFGNKSPEEGVVILDRNVEEFAPGMGDYTFIKALFSGVIEKQKDLDTIIEKAAPDWPIDKIATVDRNILRLGLYELLFGDRSEVPPKVAINEAIELAKSFGGDTSSKFVNGVLGAVYKEMGEPGKEETSKRKNIDPNAKLPEKTLCGAVVYARDNDKLYLALVHDIFGHWTLSKGRIQEGEEKEDGVKREVKEEIGLDVDVQTKLGENSYVASDPEIGKLRKNVTYFLAESPYTEVKLAESGGLDDARWFTLDEVADLNFYDDIVPLITKAVSILQEDK